One Ranitomeya variabilis isolate aRanVar5 chromosome 4, aRanVar5.hap1, whole genome shotgun sequence genomic window, atgctgcatgtcgtcgcatgctgcatgtcgtcgcatgctgcatgtcgtcgcatgctgcatgtcgtcgcatgctgcatgtcgtcgcatgctgcatgtcgtcgcatgctgcatgtcgtcgcatgctgcatgtcgtcgcatggcgcatgtcgtcacatggcgcatgctgcatgtcgtcgcatggcgcatgtcgtcgcatgctgcatgtcgtcgcatgctgcatgtcgtcgcatgctgcatgtcatcgcatgctgcatgtcgtcgcatgctgcatgtcgtcgcatgctgcatgtcgtcgcatgctgcatgtcgcatgttatgtcgcatgctgcatgtcacatggtgcatgtcgccacatggtgcatgtcgcatgatggcgcatgctgcatgtcgtcgcatgctgcatgtcgtcgcatgctgcatgtcatcgcatgttgcatgttctgtatgtgtgttctatgtatgtatgtactgtatatgtgtgtttttttttgtttttttttacattcaacacattagccggatgatgggactactactgtcccatcattggctaatgtgtcactcactgtcactgtagcaggtagagcccgatgggacttgtagtcccatcggacgatgcctgcacatagAGAcaacgccgccaccaccaccgcacagctacactccagcaccttcggttTCACCGCGCAGACCCCCACCGTCGCACCGGCCAGCATCGGACGCCGACGCACCGGCCACAGGACCGGACGCCGTCATGGCATTGGACGCCGATGCACCGGCCAACGCCACGGGACCGGCCACCGACACACCGGCTGCTGCCATGGCACTGGCCGCCGCCACAGCACCGGACACCGACGCACCAGCCGCCGCCACGGGACCGGCCGCCGCACATCTCGGCCAGCAGacaccagcacagccccgcccaccccagcaaagccccgcccgcccccagcacagcgccgcaggcagcccacagcccagtcactcttgagtgactgctgactgtgcggctgggacacgcctgttactgacgtcacgtcaatttccagagtctggaaattgacgtgacgtcggcggaaattagcggtggctgcagcctgggggtcatgtgacccggactcagccgccgccatagcgccgctcacaggcaaaaacggcaacagaaggtatttataaaattcattaggggcctcggggggatacattggggggttaactgaaagtagtggacaacccctttaaataatctcatcagagacctttcattgttaaaagataaagctgagcttctttcatttaggttgaaacagaagaatcttcttcataatGATGTCAAAGCatgttattaccgaaacagaagtatCACTTAAACACAatatttcacagttgatggaccaatggtgtactgtaacaatcggaatggcctctttgaagaactgaatcaagagtattttgttgcagattggcgattgtttattgactcattcccagtgaagtttgaaagcagtggtgcttcacaatggaaatcagAAACCATCAATCCATATTGCTCattcatgtcatctaaaggaaagttatgaaaatctgtcatgtTTTGGATGCtctacaatataagcatcatcaatggaatatctgtggaggtttgaaagtgattggtctgctaatgggaatacaaggaggtttcacaaaatattgttgcttgtGTTTATGAGactgtagaaatacagtagagaatTATGTTTGTCGTGATTGGGGGCAGATAAACATCTGTGCTCCAggaagagacaatgttcagcatattcCTTTAGTTGCtcaaacaaaaatctttcttcctccactacatataagggtatgtgcacacgatgcagatttagtgcagaattggtgcagaactgcagcagatttttctgctgcagaaacgctgcagaactgcactgtgatttacagtacaatgtaaatcaatgggaaaaaaaaaaagcggtgcacatggtgcagaaaaatctgcgcagaaacgctgcagatttcaaagaagtgcacgtcgcttcttttgtgcagttctgcagcgtttctgctgcagatttttctgcaccatgtgcacagctttttttttttcccattgatttacattgtactgcacagaaactgcacagaaactgcacagaaactgcatagaatctgcgcagaaactgcatagaatctgcatagaatctgcatagaaactgcacagaaactgcatagaatctgcgcagaaactgcatagaaactgcacagaaactgcatcaaatctgtagatgcagatttagtgcagaaaattctgcaccacatttcctacgtgtgcacactttgtgaaagccatggcaaagaccaattcacaagggttccagtacatttcacagaaattctccagcatttcaccagcaaactgaaggaaggggtttttgttggtcctcagatcagagagcttatgagagatgaagtgtttgaaggaactctaaatgataaggaattgagatcttggaaaagcttcaagtggatctgtgaaaatgtCTTTGGAAAACAAaattctccagaatatgttgagggtgttgaggaactgctaaatgcataccagtgtcttggatgtcgcatgtctctgaaaatgcactttttgcctTCACATTTAGAGTTCTTCCCTCTGTCAGTGATGAACAAGGCGAGCGGTTTCACCAGCAcagtaaagtaatggaacaccactACCAGGGTTTTTGAAAtaactcaatgatggcagattactgttggatgttatataggtaCAACCTTGAAAAAtcgtatcaacgacagtctaatgtcaaggacttttaatttctgctcatattttggtttccattttgcatgtgaaattattttggttcaataaaaaactTTTGTAAGGTGaatcatttttttctgatatgtaaattactgttttcttaatgttgccagtatatttcctataccttataataatgatgctgctccatggaaactatacatgCTACAGAAAAACTACCGTAtacacttgagtataagccgacccccctaattttgcaacaaaaaaactgggaaaacttattgactcgagtataagcctagggtggaaaatgctgcagctaccggtaaatgtcaaaagtaataatagataccaataaaagtaaaattacttgagacatcagtaggttaagtgtttttgaatatccatattgaatcgggagccccatataatgctccatacagttcattatggccccataagatgctccatatacaaatatgccccatataatgctccatgcagttctttatggccccatagatgccctatataatgttccatgcagttctttatggccccatagatgccccatataatgctccatgcagttcattatggccccataagatgctccatatacaaatatgccccatataatgctccatgcagttctttatggccccatagatgccctatataatgttccatgcagttctttatggccccatagatgccccatataatgctccatgcagttcattatggccccataagatgctccatatacaaatatgccccatataatgctccatgcagttctttatgaccccatagatgccccatataatgctccattcagttctttatggccccatagatgccctatataatgctccatgcagttctttatggccccatagatgccccatataatgctccatgcagttctttatggccccataaatgccccatataatgctccatgcagttctttatggccccatagatgccccatataatgctccatgcagttatttatggccccatataatgctccatgcagttctttatggccccatagatgctccatataatgctccatgcagttatggccccatataatgctccatatagctcattatggccccatagatgctccatataatgctccatgcagttctttatggccccatagatgcaccatataatgctccatgcagttctttatggccccatagatgacccatataatgctccatgcagttctttatggccccatataatgctccatgcagttctttatggccccatagatgacccatataatgctccatgcagttctttatggccccatgcaatgctccatataatgctccatgcagttcattatggccccatacattctccatataatgctccatgcagttatggccccatagatgtcccatataatgctctatgcagttctttatgaccccatagatgccccatataatgctccattcagttctttatggccccatagatgccccatataatgctccatgcagttctttatggccccatagatgctccatataatgctccatgtagttctttatggccccatagatgtcccatataatgctccatgcagttctttatggccccataaatgccccatataatgctccatgcagttctttatggccccatagatgccctatataattctccatgcagttctttatggccccatagatgccccatataatgctccatgcagttctttatggccccatagatgctccatataatgctccatgcagttatggccccatataatgctccatatagctcattatggccccatagatgctccatataatgctccatgcagttctttatggccccatagatgccccatataatgctccatgcagttctttatggccccatagatgacccatataatgctccatgcagttctttatggccccatataatgctccatgcagttccccatagatgctccatataatgctccatgtagttctttatggccccatagatgacccatataatgctccatgcagttctttatggccccatgcaatgctccatataatgctccatgcagttcattatggccccatacatgctccatataatgctccatgcagttatggccccatagatgacccatataatgctccatgcagttcattatggccccatacatgctccatataatgctccatgcagttatggccccatagatgtcccatataatgctccatgcagttatggccccatagatgccccatataatgctccatgctgttatggccccatagatgccccatataatgctccatgcagctcattatggccccatagatgctccatataatgctccatgcagttctttatggccccatagataccccatataatgctccatgcagttctttatgaccccatagatgccccatatagtgctccattcagttctttatggccccatagatgccctatataatgctccatgcagttctttatggccccatagatgccctatataattctccatgcagttctttatggccccatataatgctccatgcagttctttatggccccatagatgctccatataatgctccatgcagttatggccccatataatgctccatatagctcattatggccccatagatgctccatataatgctccatgcagttctttatggccccatagatgccccatataatgctccatgcagttctttatggccccatagatgccccatataatgctccatgcagttctttatggccccataaatgccccatataatgctccatgcagttctttatggccccatagatgccctatatatttctccatgcagttctttatggccccatagatgccccatataatgctccatgcagttctttatggccccatagatgctccatataatgctccatgcagttatggccccatataatgctccatatagctcattatggccccatagatgctccatataatgctccatgcagttctttatggccccatagatgccccatataatgctccatgcagttctttatggccccatagatgacccatataatgctccatgcagttctttatggccccatgcaatgctccatataatgctccatgcagttcattatggccccatagatgtcccatataatgctccatgcagttatggccccatagatgccccatataatgctccatgcagttatggccccatagatgccccatataatgctccatgcagttatggccccatagatgccccatataatgctccatgcagttatggccccatgtaatgctccatatagctcattatggccccatagatgctccatataatgctccatgcagttctttatggccccatacatgctccatataatgctccatgcagttatggccccatataatgctccatatagctcattatggccccatagatgctccatataatgctccatgcagttctttatggccccatagatgccccatataatgctccatgcagttctttatggccccatagatgccccatataatgctccatgcagttctttatggccccatagatgctccatataatgctccatgcagttctttatggccccatgtaatgctccatataatgctccatgcagttcgttatggccccatagatgctccatataatgctccatgcagttatggccccatagatgccccatataatgctccatgcagttatggccctatagatgctccatataatgctccattcagttatggccccatagatgccccatataatgctccatgcagttatggccccatagatgccccatataatgctccatgcagttatggccccatagatgccccatataatgctccatgcagttatggccccatagatgctccatataatgctccatgcagttatggccccatagatgccccatataatactccatgtagttctttatggccccatagacgctccatatagcattgtgccacatgtaatgctgctgctgctgcactaaaaaaaaaaagacatactcatctctcgtcgctgcccgctgctcctcagcgtcccgtctctccgcactgactgttcaggcagagggcggcgcgcacagtaatacgtcatcgcgccctctgacctgaacagtcgctGCGGAAGACGAGGCGGTGGTGGTGAATATGacctactcacctgctcctggcgcggtccctgcatgtcccacgtctccgggagcggcagcttttTCTtctagtgagcggtcacgtggcaccgctcatcacAGTAATGgatatgctgctccacccctatgggagtggagtccatattcataactccactcccatagactcGGAAtataagccgagaagggcactttcagcccattttttttggctgaaaatctcggcttatactcgagtatatacggtatatacatatttgaaatcaggacaaaaagttgattcagaaaagtacaaagtcacctgcgatgagtacaaataataattttttttgtagACCTTTTTACACTTTTTCTCTAGTACTGACTCCTCTTCTTCTGATTTTTTTCCCCCCAGGAGAATAAGCTGGACTTGCCAGCCTGGCATCATCTCCATTACAGTGACGATTCGAGCAGTGATGAAAGCCTGGACCACCAGCATGTGTTCTCCCCGTTTTCCCAGGTGAAGACTATGGAAAAGCCAAAATATGTTCCCGAAGTCAGGGCATTGAATAAAGGGAACGACAATTTGGGATGGCAAATGTTCTCCACCTCCGAGCCCATTCTGCAGAACGACGAGCCGTCGGTTGTTTGGAGCTACGCATATAACAACGAAGATCAGGATCAGACTTGTCCCTTGGGACCAAGTTTGGAAGAGACCGAAATCTCATACTTGGAAATTATTCCGGCTCTGAATTATAGTCTTTCTCCCACTCGGCCCACCGAACTATATCCTGAAATGATCTCCACCCAGGAAGGTGATGAAGCTGAGCTATTCGGGAAGTATAGCTACTATAATGCAAAAACCCAGAGTGTGGGAACGGTGAAGCCGTGGGTGCGAAGCCACAAGTGCACCAAGTGCGGGCGTCAGTTTGGACGAACGTACAACCTTGAGAGCCATATGTGTATCAAGGAGGCCCTAACCAGCATGAGGCCGGACGATATAATGCCCGCTAACATCTCTGATATGTATAATTCACGGAGCAAATGTGAACAAAGTGAAGAGTCAATGAATAGATTGGAGAAGATGTGTGCCGAGGCGCAGAAGGAGCTTCACAACCTGCAGGAACTGTATAAGAAAGAAGAAGCGAATCCGCCACTCAACGTTTTGATGGAAACACACAAAGATGAACCGATCCCTGACAATAGAGTATTGAGGTACAAACATCCTTTTACTTGTGGTCGTTGTGGGCGCAAGTTTAGGAGAAGGATTAATCTAGGGTCTCATGTGTGCTGCAATGACGGAAAACTGAGCATTGCTCGTCCCAGTGGTTCAATAGCCGTGGACTTCAATATGGTTGACTCAAGTCAGGTCATATCTGCTGTAAGTGAAAGCGAGGATGGCACCAATCAAGTAAAAGTTTTCAATTGCCAAAATTGTGGGAAAGTGTTCAATAGACGATCTTCATATGGAACCCACATGCGATGGCATAGGAAGGAACAAGAACTGGTGTCCTTTGTGAATAAGTCATTTTCATCAGACGACTTTGGATCTCTTGTGACCACCCTTGACGTGACTTCTATGGGTATTAAAAAGAAAACTGGGCCAACGTTTACATGCCAGGAATGTGGCCGAGTCTTTAGTAAACTGTGCTCATACTCTACTCACACTCTCTGGCATGTTAAGAGAAGAAATTCATCATCTGCCTTGGCTGTACCAGATTTAAACCAAGTAGCGGAGGGTCAGGAGATGAGGATACCGGAAGCCCAAGTCCCCTCTGTATCTGCTGAGCATCGGAGTAGTGGGGCAAAAGCCATGGCAGCCAATACTTTCACTTGCCAGGAATGCGGCAGAGTGTTTCATAAGTCTTCGGCTTACTCCAACCATACTCGTTGGCATATAAAAGAACGAGAGCTTGTGCTACGTGTTAAGGCTGCATCCCAGACTGCCCTGGTGAGAGGTGATGCCAATGCCATGGGACATTATCTAAATAAGTCTTCGATAGAGAGCAATGGTAAATCTCTGCCTGTTTCTGGCCTCGAGGATGATCATTTGCAAGCTTATGGTTGCCTGACCAGCCACCCTGACTTGGAGGTGCAAGAAAGTCTCAGTATGCTTGCTAATCTTGACCAGCAGAAGTCTT contains:
- the LOC143770416 gene encoding uncharacterized protein LOC143770416 isoform X1, with translation MVPQKLQILSCVYSSDSDNGTVQLSGDHSPELVMDPFQGFEVGAEVELNDGLLVVEDSAAVKVENKLDLPAWHHLHYSDDSSSDESLDHQHVFSPFSQVKTMEKPKYVPEVRALNKGNDNLGWQMFSTSEPILQNDEPSVVWSYAYNNEDQDQTCPLGPSLEETEISYLEIIPALNYSLSPTRPTELYPEMISTQEGDEAELFGKYSYYNAKTQSVGTVKPWVRSHKCTKCGRQFGRTYNLESHMCIKEALTSMRPDDIMPANISDMYNSRSKCEQSEESMNRLEKMCAEAQKELHNLQELYKKEEANPPLNVLMETHKDEPIPDNRVLRYKHPFTCGRCGRKFRRRINLGSHVCCNDGKLSIARPSGSIAVDFNMVDSSQVISAVSESEDGTNQVKVFNCQNCGKVFNRRSSYGTHMRWHRKEQELVSFVNKSFSSDDFGSLVTTLDVTSMGIKKKTGPTFTCQECGRVFSKLCSYSTHTLWHVKRRNSSSALAVPDLNQVAEGQEMRIPEAQVPSVSAEHRSSGAKAMAANTFTCQECGRVFHKSSAYSNHTRWHIKERELVLRVKAASQTALVRGDANAMGHYLNKSSIESNGKSLPVSGLEDDHLQAYGCLTSHPDLEVQESLSMLANLDQQKSSVEVPEFIYELVVGTESFHEGLTSTDPQILQSVEILEPAEESISRTQTSSFTSVTNEPSMSSVPPTMELPYELLVNLFKKPRPPYRCRDCGVYFFQLWRMKLHQNKGAMRSRWKKHRCNCGRSPVGLLHFLRHQLQHLSNTSFICATCGKLLRGYQQLHAHSWEHPLVSQFKCKCGARFSQLPRYLWHSILNKMKDGILSQKRPAATLTV
- the LOC143770416 gene encoding uncharacterized protein LOC143770416 isoform X2, encoding MDPFQGFEVGAEVELNDGLLVVEDSAAVKVENKLDLPAWHHLHYSDDSSSDESLDHQHVFSPFSQVKTMEKPKYVPEVRALNKGNDNLGWQMFSTSEPILQNDEPSVVWSYAYNNEDQDQTCPLGPSLEETEISYLEIIPALNYSLSPTRPTELYPEMISTQEGDEAELFGKYSYYNAKTQSVGTVKPWVRSHKCTKCGRQFGRTYNLESHMCIKEALTSMRPDDIMPANISDMYNSRSKCEQSEESMNRLEKMCAEAQKELHNLQELYKKEEANPPLNVLMETHKDEPIPDNRVLRYKHPFTCGRCGRKFRRRINLGSHVCCNDGKLSIARPSGSIAVDFNMVDSSQVISAVSESEDGTNQVKVFNCQNCGKVFNRRSSYGTHMRWHRKEQELVSFVNKSFSSDDFGSLVTTLDVTSMGIKKKTGPTFTCQECGRVFSKLCSYSTHTLWHVKRRNSSSALAVPDLNQVAEGQEMRIPEAQVPSVSAEHRSSGAKAMAANTFTCQECGRVFHKSSAYSNHTRWHIKERELVLRVKAASQTALVRGDANAMGHYLNKSSIESNGKSLPVSGLEDDHLQAYGCLTSHPDLEVQESLSMLANLDQQKSSVEVPEFIYELVVGTESFHEGLTSTDPQILQSVEILEPAEESISRTQTSSFTSVTNEPSMSSVPPTMELPYELLVNLFKKPRPPYRCRDCGVYFFQLWRMKLHQNKGAMRSRWKKHRCNCGRSPVGLLHFLRHQLQHLSNTSFICATCGKLLRGYQQLHAHSWEHPLVSQFKCKCGARFSQLPRYLWHSILNKMKDGILSQKRPAATLTV